A single region of the Mercenaria mercenaria strain notata chromosome 6, MADL_Memer_1, whole genome shotgun sequence genome encodes:
- the LOC123549441 gene encoding palmitoyltransferase ZDHHC1-like codes for MGMKDVEAYKDEKSRDNGWTLPPHPLQVAAWIVLILFAVFYFVCFVPALHQSWQPVGYIVPGLSLLAHLLCHIVGCTIDPADPSVLKKKYPKKRFDRTQHKHVIENCHCYICQVDVESKSKHCSICNKCVSEFDHHCKWLNNCVGGRNYRWFLATLVTAIIALLLTVVVALVEFIAYYTDQTNRAILQPYRDLNSSLEYTEAELTIFYQPVVHNGWLAMLGVYFILGIIAIGLLVHLFGFHLYLIHHKLSTYDYIVKQRDREKHTDDDNLSIASSGKRSKRNRIMPSSELSSNDKRKLSKDSVKPGLRSTTKDYQRILEEAESEQNRSPGETPPPSTSPIPMHETNNNCKLMNSQGDLYAEQLTAVKKLRRKKKKRSSNEDTTDSAISTVDNPKMYQNKGYTISHVDIPPIANPVRIMPPPIVTPRGTGVAGEYHSDSADSLLEVPTDKSLSFSMKGSDSALHDKKELKYMKKKPKMKKKRKEFETQSDDELNCRTVFTVNDSAKLNADGSIDYTDGFQTLPLTPTNIRKAHAQIDKPKVKEIPPLDLTGLRGSHESVSFQPYSATFRSTDTIVTDRLLPTLREERIKSTLKPVVDTEV; via the exons aTGGGAATGAAAGATGTTGAGGCCTACAAGGATGAGAAAAGTCGAGACAATGGTTGGACGCTACCACCACACCCCCTGCAGGTTGCTGCCTGGATTGTCCTCATTCTTTTTGCAGTCTTTTACTTCGTCTGTTTTGTCCCAGCACTCCACCAGTCCTGGCAGCCAGTAGGATATATT GTTCCAGGTTTAAGCCTGCTTGCACACCTTCTGTGCCACATAGTGGGTTGTACCATAGATCCAGCTGATCCCTCAGTTTTAAAGAAGAAGTACCCAAAGAAAAGATTTGATAGAACGCAGCATAAACATGTCATAGAAAACTGCCACTGTTACATTTGTCAAGTTGATGT AGAGTCAAAGTCCAAACACTGCAGTATATGTAACAAGTGTGTGAGTGAGTTTGATCATCATTGCAAATGGCTAAACAACTGTGTCGGAGGCAGAAACTACAG ATGGTTTCTTGCAACACTCGTCACAGCAATAATAGCCTTGTTACTTACTGTAGTTGTTGCTCTTGTGGAATTCATTGCCTACTACACAGACCAGACAAACAGGGCAATTCTTCAGCCATACAGGg atttgaattCAAGTTTAGAGTACACAGAGGCAGAGTTAACAATATTCTACCAACCAGTAGTGCACAATGGATGGCTGGCCATGCTTGGTGTCTACTTTATACTGGGTATAATAGCTATAGGACTGCTGGTTCATCTGTTTGGCTTTCATCTTTATCTTA TTCACCACAAGTTGAGTACATATGACTACATAGTAAAACAGCGAGACAGGGAAAAACACACAGATGATGACAATCTAAGTATCGCAAGTAGCGGTAAACGTAGCAAAAGG aatcGAATAATGCCTTCATCAGAATTGAGCTCAAATGATAAAAGGAAACTATCAAAAGACAGTGTCAAACCAGGCTTAAg GTCAACTACAAAGGATTACCAGCGCATTCTTGAAGAGGCAGAGTCTGAGCAAAACCGGTCCCCAGGGGAGACTCCACCCCCTTCAACCAGTCCTATACCCATGCATGAGACAAATAACAACTGTAAATTG ATGAACTCACAGGGTGATTTATATGCTGAACAGCTAACAGCTGTTAAAAAGTTAcgcagaaagaaaaagaaacggtCTTCAAATGAGGACACTACTGATAGTGCAATTTCTACTGTGG ATAATCCCAAGATGTACCAAAACAAAGGGTATACAATCTCTCATGTTGACATTCCACCCATAGCAAACCCTGTGAGGATTATGCCTCCACCCATTGTGACCCCCAGGGGTACAGGGGTGGCTGGGGAATACCACTCGGATTCAGCTGACTCTCTGCTTGAAGTGCCAACAGACAAATCTTTAAGCTTCAGTATGAAGGGAAGTGATAGTGCTTTACATGACAAAAAGGAACtcaaatatatgaaaaagaaaccaaagatgaaaaagaagagaaaagaATTCGAAACTCAAAGTGATGACGAGTTAAATTGTAGGACAGTATTTACTGTGAATGACTCTGCAAAATTAAATGCAGATGGGAGTATTGACTATACAGATGGATTTCAGACTTTGCCGTTGACACCAACTAATATAAGAAAAGCTCATGCCCAGATAGACAAACCCAAAGTGAAAGAAATACCCCCACTGGACTTAACTGGGCTTCGTGGAAGTCATGAAAGTGTTTCATTTCAGCCTTACTCGGCGACTTTCCGTTCGACAGACACTATTGTAACAGACAGACTGTTACCTACACTGCGGGAAGAAAGGATAAAAAGTACTCTAAAACCTGTTGTAGATACAGAAGTGTGA